The sequence CTCCGCCGCGAACCGCAGCAGGTCCTCGACCGTCGACACCCCGTCCTTCGCCGGCGAGCCCTCCAGCGACGTGGCCGTCATGCCCAGCGGCTCCAGCACGGCCTGGCGCAGATACTCCGCGAACGGCATCCCGGCGGCCTCGGCGATGTGCTCCCCGAGCTGCTCGAACCCGGCGTTGGAGTACAGCCGCCGTTCCCCGGGCGGCGCCGTCACCCGGTGCTCGTCGAAGGCCAGACCCGAGGTGTGCGCGAGGAGATGACGGACCGTCGCTCCGGGCGGACCGGCCGGCTCGTCCAGTTCGATCGCGCCCTCCTCGTAGGCGACGAGCGCCGCGTAGGCCGCGAGCGGCTTGGTGACGGAGGCCAGCGGGAAGCGGTGCCCGACGGGACCGTGCGTCCCGAGGACGGTCCCGTCGGCTCGTACGACTCCCGCCGCGGCGGTGGGGACGGGCCAGTTCTCGATCAGCGCCAGACTCTGCAACGACATGCGTCCGAGCCTATGCGGCCCACGGCGCCGGCCGCATCGACGGGTCCGGTCCCCGCTTCCGCGCCCGGTCCTGCGGATTTCTCACCGGAGCGGCTTGCTTCGAGTGCACTCCAAGGCCATAGCGTGGAGGCATGACGGTGATGCAGACCACGCCAGCGGCCACCGAGCACGCCACCCCCGCCGACATCTGCTCCGCCCCTCCCCGGCGCCACCCCCGGCCCGACGGCCAGGACCGCTACACGATCAGCGAGGTCGTCGCGTTCACCGGCCTGACCGCGCACACCCTGCGGTGGTACGAGCGGATCGGGCTGATGCCGCACGTCGACCGCTCGCACACCGGCCAGCGCCGCTACAGCAACCGCGACCTGGACTGGCTGGACTTCGTGACCAAGCTCCGGCTGACCGGCATGCCGGTGGCGGACATGGTGCGGTACGCGGAACTCGTCCGCCGTGGCGAGGACACGTACGCGGAGCGGCAGGCCCTGCTGGAGTCGACCCGCCGGGACGTCCTGAACAGGATCGCCGAACTGCGGGACACGCTCGCCGTACTCGACCGCAAGATCAGCTTTTACGCGATGGAGGGAACTTCTCGATGACCGACGCCAGGATTCCGACGGTACGACTCGGCGCGGACGGACCGGAGGTCGGCGTACAGGGCCTGGGCTGCATGGGCATGAACTTCGGCTACGGCCCGACGGACGCCGGCCAGGCCCGTGCCGCGCTGGACCGGGCGCTGGAGCTGGGCGTGACGCTGTACGACACGGCGGACGCCTACGGCGACGGGGAGAACGAGCGGTTCCTCTCCCCGTTCTTCAAGGCGCACCGGGACGAGGTGGTCGTCGCCACCAAGTTCGCCCTGTCGATTCCGCCGGACGACCCGACCAAGCGGATCATCCGCAACGACGCGCCCTACATCCGCCAGGCGGTCGAGGCCAGCCTGAAGCGGCTGGACATCGACGTGATCGACCTCTACTACATGCACCGCCGCGATGTGAACGTCCCCATCGAGGAGACCGTCGGCACGATGGCGGAGCTGGTCCGCGAGGGCAAGGTCAAGCACCTCGGGCTCAGCGAGGTCACCGCGGACGAACTGCGCACCGCCCACGCCGTGCACCCGATCGCGGCCGTGCAGTCGGAATGGTCCCTGTTCAGCCGGGACATCGAGGCCAGGGTCGTACCGGCCGCGCGGGACCTGGGCGTGGCCCTGGTGCCGTACTCGCCGCTCGGTCGAGGCTTCCTCACCGGCTCCTTCACCAACGCCGAGCAGGACCTCACGTCCGACGACTTCCGCCGTCAGCACCCCCGCTTCACCGGCGCCAACGCGTCCGCCAACGCGGCCCTGCTGGAGCCGATCCGGGCCGTCGCCGAGGCCCGCGGCGCCACTCTCGGCCAGATCGCCCTGGCCTGGGCGCAGCAGCGGGCGTCGGTCGCCGGCCTGACCGTGGTGCCGATCCCGGGCACCCGCAAGCCGGGCCGGGTCGAGGAGAACGTGGCGGCGACCCGCATCACCCTGACGGAAGAGGAGCTGACCGCACTGGAGCCGATCGCCGCCCACGTGGCAGGCGACCGCTACCCGGACATGCGCTTCGCCTCGGCGGGCCGCGAGTAACGACCCTTGGCCGGGCCGAGCGGGCGGCCGGTCTGGGCTGGTCAGCCGGTCTGGGCGGGCCGGATAGGCCGGCCGAATGAGCCTGACCGGGCGGCCCCGGGCGGACCCGCCGGTCCGGCTACGCCGGTCGCCTGGCCGCCGCGTGGGCCGTCGGCCGCGCGGCCCACGGCCGTCGGTCGCGTGAGCCGGTCCGTCCGGGCGGCCGGTCACGCCGGCCGGTCTGCTCGGCCGGCGGGCTGGCGGGAGGCCCGAAGGGTCACAGCTCTGCCAGCAGTTCCGCCTTCTTGCTGGAGAATTCCTCGTCGGTGACCAGTCCGGCCTGGTGCAGTTCCCCCAGGTGCCGGATGCGTTCGGCGATGTCGGCGGGATCGCGCCGGGCCGGGGCCGGTATCGCGGGCACCGGCCCCCGGGTGCGCACGGCGGCGAGCACCGCCGCGGCGAACGGCAGCGACTCGTGCACCGGGCCGTAGCCCAGCCCGAAGACGACGGCCGCCGGGTCCTGGTCGGGCTGCGCGGGCGCCGCCGGATCGGCCGACCGCCTGATCAGCCGCAGGTGTCCCTCGAAGACCTCCGGCGACCGCCACTCCACCCCGCTCAGCTCGGTCACCGCGAAGCTCTGGTCGCCGGCCTTCCACTTCGCCGAGGACGCCCCCGTCCAGGACCAGCGGAACTGTACCGACGTCCCGTCGAAGGACGCCTTGCCGTCGTACGCCTTGAACTGGAGCGGTGCCCCGGGCGCCGCGACCAGGTGCCGGTCGGCGGGGCCCGACTCGGTGAGCAGCCCCTTCAGTTCGTCGGCGTAGTACTCCGCGAGGGTCTCCCGCTCGGCCGGCAGCACCAGCCGGTAGGGATCGGAGCCCTCCTTCAGCTGCCCGTCGGCCGCCTCCATCAGCGGATCGGCGCCTGCCCGCGGCCGCAGGCGCAGCACGACCGTCCCCCGCCTGCCCGGGTCCAGCGTCACGCCCTCGACCGCGGCCAGCGGGATCCGGCGCTCGCCCAGCGCCTGGAACAGCTTCGGTGTTCGAATCCCCCGTTCGTAACGGATGAGCACGGAGTCGGACTCGAACTCCCAGACGGCATGAAATCCCGCCAGTACGTCACCCATGCGGCTCATCGTATGCGGCACGTGTCCCTCCGTCGCCACCCGCGCAGACCGCACTTCCCGCTGTTTCTACGCGCGTTCGGCCGTCGGCGTGCCGGACAGACCGGACCGGCACGCATCGTCCTCCCGTGCGCACGTCACCTCGCTGTACGCGCCCGCCCCGACGGCGGCGAGATTGCGCAGGCTGTCCGTGCCGGGCTGGAAGTAGCCGCTGTGCCCCTCGGCGTCCCGGGCCGACAGCACCCGCGCCCCGAACCCCGCCGACACCGGGTCGGCGCCATGACCGAGGCCGCCCAGCTCCAGATAGGGCACGTCGCGCACCCAGTCGCTGGCGTCCCGCATGGCCCACACCCGGGCCGTCGTGCCGAGGCCGGCGGCGCCGGCGGCACGCATGCCGGGGCTCGCGGCCACCGCTATGTCGGCGACCCGGCGGGGCATGTCGCGTGCGGCGACCCCGCAGAGCACCGAGCCGTAGCTATGACAGAACATCGACACCGGGGCCCGGCCGGGCAGCGCGCGCAGCAGCGCGTTCAGCCGTACGGCGCCCTCCTCGGCGCGCAGTCCGGTGGCCGCGTCCACCCCGAGCCCGTCGGGCGAGGTGTAGTCGGCCCAGGCGATCACGGCCGTGCGGGTCGTGGGTCGCACCGTCCGCTCGGCCGCGTACAGCGCCTTGGCCATGCCGACCGGGGCGGTGTAGGGGCGGTTGGTCCGCTGGAAGGTGAGCAGGTCGGTGTCCACGCCGGGGACGACGACCGAGATCCGCCGGGCCGAGGCGAGGTCGCCGAACACCTCGGCGATCCGGCCCGATCCCTCGGGGTCGAAGGCCAGGATCTGCCGGCCCGCGCTCAGCAGGGATTCGTAGCGGTGCATCCGCCGGCCCGCGTCCTGCTGGCCGGCCGTGCTGAGCCGGCTGTCGTGCATGCGCCCGCGTTCGCTCTTGCGGGCCTGCTCCAGCGCGAGGTGGTTGGCCCGGTAGCGCAGCGACACCGGGGCGCCGTTCATGTTGCCGACCGCGAGCGGATAGCGGCGGGCCAGCCGGTCGCGGTCGCCCGGGGTGAGCGAGCCGAAGAACCGGGCGAGCCGGGCCGGGGCGGCCTCGGGGTCCGGCAGCCTCAGGCCGTGCAGGTGGCCGTGCTGCCACTGGGCGAGCGAGGCCGCGAGCGCCGACGACTCCCGGTGGGTGCGCAGGGCGGTCCAGCCGGTGGTCGCGAGCATCACGAACACCACGGCCAGCGCCGGCAGGGCGCGCCAGATGTTGAGGTGCGGGGAGGTGTCGAAGGAAGTCACTGGGAGGACACACTAGGAGAGCGAGCGGGTCTCGGGGTAACCGAGTGACAGGGATCACGTTTCGGCGGTCGGCGGGCACGGAGCGGGCGCTCTGCCAACGATCTCAGGCGGTCCGCCAGTTTCCGGTCAGCGCCGAACCCACCTGATCGAGGTACGACGTGGTGAGCGTCCGAATCACCTCGGGTCCGGAGTCCTCGCTCGTGCACCACTGCCGTTCGGTGACCCGCATCACGCCGCCGAACACGGCCACCGCCAGCCGGGGCCGGGGGTCGGTGTCCATGTCGACGCCCTCCCGCTCGGCCAGCACCCGCGCGAGCGCCTCCTCCGTCGCGGCCAGCCGGCGCAGCCGGGCGGCGAGCAGCGGCGGCTCGGCCTCGATCGTCCGGTACATGCTCAGGTGCAGCTCGACCGGCACCACCGACTCGACGGTCTCGCGCATCTCGTCCCAGCTGTCCAGGAACGCCTGGCGCAGGGCCCGCATCGGCGCCTCGTGCGGCGGGCGGGTCCGTACGGCCGCCACGAACGCCGCCTCGGCCATGTCCTGGACCGCGAAGGCCACGTCCTCCTTGCCCGCGAAGTAACGGAAGAAGGTGCGCTGCGAGACGTCGACGGCCTCGGCGATCTCGTCGACGGTCGTCCGCTCGTACCCCTGTGTGGTGAACAGTTCGAGAGCGGCCCGCAGCAGCGATTCCCGTGTGCGCCGCTTCTTGCGCTCGCGCAGCGTCTCCATCGGCCACTCTCCTGGTGAACGAGGGCGGAACGTCCGTCCGGCCCGGTCTGACCCCCATTTTTCGTGTCAGTAACCGACTAGTGAATTGGTTTGTCAACTGTCAGCGGCTGTCACTAATCTGAGTGTATGACTAGTCAGACCACCATCGACGCGACGGGGCCGGGGGACGGGACGCCGGCCGCTCCGTCCGGGCCGCAGCCGGCCGCGGGCCTGCGCGGCCACCCGTGGCTCACGCTGATCACCGTCGCCGTAGGGGTCATGATGGTGGCCCTCGACGGCACCATCGTGGCCATCGCCAACCCGGCCATCGGCAAGGACCTGCACGCCAGCTGGGCCCAGCTCCAGTGGATCACCAACGCCTACTTCCTGGCGCTCGCGGTCTCGCTGATCACCGCCGGCAAGCTGGGCGACCGCTTCGGCCACCGGCAGACGTTCCTCATCGGTGTCACCGGCTTCGCCGCCGCCTCCGGCGCCATCGGGCTGTCGGACAGCATCGCCGCGGTCGTCACCTTCCGTGTCTTCCAGGGCCTGTTCGGCGCGCTGCTGATGCCGGCCGCGCTCGGCCTGCTGCGGGCGACCTTCCCGGCCGAGAAGCTCAACATGGCGATCGGCATCTGGGGCATGGTGATCGGCGCCTCCACGGCCGGCGGCCCGATCCTCGGCGGTGTCCTCGTCGAGCACGTCAACTGGCAGTCGGTGTTCTTCATCAACGTGCCGGTCGGCGCCCTCGCCCTCGTGCTGGGCATGCTGATCCTGCTCGACCACCGCGCCGAGAACGCCCCGCGCTCCTTCGACCTGCTGGGCATCGCCCTGCTCTCCGGCGCGATGTTCTGCCTGGTCTGGGCCCTGATCAAGGCTCCGGCGTGGGGCTGGGGCGACGGCAAGACCTGGCTGTTCCTGATCGCCTCGGTCGTCGGCTTCGCCCTGTTCGCCCTCTGGGAGAAGCGGGTGCGAGAGCCGCTGATCCCGCTGGCGCTGTTCCGCTCGGTCGCGCTGTCCGCGGGTGTGGTGCTGATGGTCCTGATGGCCATCGCGTTCATGGGCGGTCTGTTCTTCGTCACCTTCTACCTGCAGAACGTCCACGGCATGAGCCCGATCGACGCGGGCCTGCACCTGCTGCCGCTGACCGGCATGATGATCGTCGGCTCACCGCTGGCCGGCGTCCTCATCACCAAGGCCGGCCCGCGGATACCGCTGGCGGGCGGCATGGCCGTCACCGCGATCGCCATGTACGGCATGTCCACGCTGGAGGAGAACACCGGCAGCGGTCTGATGTCCGTGTGGTTCGCCCTGCTCGGCCTCGGTCTCGCCCCGGTCATGGTCGGCGCCACGGAGGTCATCGTCGGCAACGCCCCGATGGAGCTGTCCGGTGTCGCGGGCGGTCTCCAGCAGGCGGCCATGCAGATCGGCGGCAGCCTCGGTACGGCCGTGCTCGGCGCGGTGATGGCCTCCAAGGTCGACCACACGCTGGCCGGCAACTGGGCGGACGCCGGGCTGCCGGAGCTGCCCCCGCAGCAGCTGCACCAGGCGGCCGAGGCGGTTCAGCAGGGCGTCGCGCCGGTGGCCGAGGGCACTCCGGCACCCATCGCCGAGAAGATCACCGAGGTGGCGCACCACACCTTCATCGACGGCATGAGCCTCGCCTCCCTCGTGGCGGCGGGCGTGGCCGCGGTCGCCGTCCTCGTCGCGCTGCTCACCAAGCGCGGCACCAACGCGGAGGCGGGCGCGGGCGTGGGCCACATCTGACGGTCCCTCCCGGCGGAGTTCGCCTATCAGGGTGACTCCTCTGAAGATCGCTGGATCCCGGCGCGCGCCGCAGGTCACAGTGGGTCAACTCCTGCGCAGGACAGGGGAGGGCCACGGGGCCGCGGCGCGCGCTGTCGGAGGGGGACAGCGCGCCCGGTCTGCTCCGGCGGAACCGGGGTACCCGCACCGTGGAGCCGAACTGTCCATATGCCTCAGGGAGTTGATGATGGCAGGCTTCGGGCAAGGAACACGCGGGTACCCCCGGTCGCGAGGCCGGACGTGGCAACGCACCGGGCCGGACCGCGCGACGCTCGGGATCATCGGCGCGATCTGCGCGGTGGCCGGCTTCTTCGCGCTGGGGATCGTCCTCGGTCCCGTGGCGATCTTCTGCGGCTGGCAGTCGATGGGCCGCAGCTGGTCCGGCGAACGCAATGTGCCGGCGCTGGTCGCCCTGATCCTGGGCGCGATCGACACCCTGCTCGCCGTCATCGCCCTCGCGGGCGCGGCGACCTGGGGCAACGGGCTCCTCTAGGGAGCTTGCGGCCCGTTGCCGGGCGCGGGTCCGCTGTGGCTGTCGGCACAGCCGCCCGCGCCCCTTCGGGGTGCCGCCTCCGTCAGCCGCGCCACCTCGGCGCGCAGCAGCCGCACCTCCTCGGCCAGGGAGGCGATCGCCTCCGTCTGCCGGCGCTCCTCCACGTCGTCCTTCTCGAAACGCGAGATGAACCACGCGGCGATGTTCGCGGTGACGACACCGAGCAGGGCGATCCCGGAGAGCATCAGACCGACCGCGATCATCCGCCCGAGCCCCGTCGTCGGCGCGTGGTCCCCGTATCCGACGGTCGTCATCGTGGTGAACGACCACCACACCGCGTCACCCAGTGTCCTGATGTTCCCGCGCGGCGACTCCCGCTCCACGGACAGCACCGCCAGCGAGCCGAACATCAGCAGGCCGATCACGGAGCCGACGACATACGTGGTCAGCTTGATCTGCGGGGCCATCCGCGCCCGCCGGCCCACCAGCAGCAGCGTCGACACCAGCCGCAGCAGCCGCAGCGGCTGCAGGACCGGCAGCACGACCGCGCACAGGTCGACCCAGTGCCGTCGCACGAACGCCCTCCGTTGCGGGGCGAGCGCCAGCCGGACCAGGTAGTCCAAGGCGAACGCGCCCCACACCACCCACTCGACCCCGGTGCACAGGGCCGTCAGGGAGCGCCCGGCGGAGGCGTCCACGATGGGCACCGCGTAGGCGACGGCGAACGCCACCGTGAGCGCCAGCAGCGGCCGTTCGCTATACCGCTCCCAGCGCGCCTGGGCGGACAGTTGCTCCATGGCCGCATCGTAAAGAAACGGTAAGCCCCGCGCCCCGGGAGGGGCGCGGGGCTGTGTCCGGAATGCGGCTACGCGTCGCCTCCGGCCGCGCCCGGGTCCGCCGCCGCGACGTCCAGCAGCCGGTACCGGTCGATGGCCTGCTTCAGCGCGGACCGGTCGACCTTGCCCTCGCGCGCCAGCTCCGTGAGCACCGCCACCACGATCGACTGGGCGTCGATGTGGAAGAAGCGGCGCGCGGCGCCCCGGGTGTCGGCGAAGCCGAACCCGTCGGCACCGAGGGACTGGTACGTGCCGGGCACCCAGCGCGCGATCTGGTCCGGAACCGATCGCATCCAGTCGGACACGGCCACGAACGGACCCTCGGCGCCGCCGAGCTTGCGCGTCACGAACGGCACCCGCTGCTCCTCCTCCGGGTGGAGCAGGTTGTGCTCCTCGCAGGCCACGGCCTCGCGGCGCAGCTCGTTCCAGGAGGTCGCGGACCACACGTCCGCCCGGACGTTCCAGTCCTCGGCCAGGATCCGCTGGGCCTCCAGGGCCCACGGGACCGCCACGCCCGACGCCATGATCTGCGCCGGGATCGCGCCGCCGGTGGCCTCGCGGATCCGGTGGATGCCCTTGACGATGCCCTCGACGTCCACGTTCGGCGGCTCGGCCGGGTGCTGGATGGGCTCGTTGTAGACGGTGAGGTAGTAGAAGACGTCCTCGCCGTGCGGGTGCTCGGGCGAGCTGCCGTACATCCGGCGCAGGCCGTCCTGGACGATGTGCGCGATCTCGTAGGCGTACGCCGGGTCGTAGGCCACGCACGCCGGGTTGGTGGAGGCCAGCAGCTGGGAGTGGCCGTCCGCGTGCTGGAGGCCCTCGCCGGTCAGGGTCGTACGGCCGGCGGTCGCGCCCAGGACGAACCCGCGCGCCAACTGGTCGGCCATCTGCCAGAACTGGTCGCCGGTGCGCTGGAAACCGAACATCGAGTAGAAGACGTACACCGGGATCAGCGGCTCGCCGTGTGTGGCGTACGCCGATCCCGCCGCCGTCAGCGAGGCCGTGCAGCCCGCCTCGGAGATGCCGTCGTGCAGCATCTGGCCGGTCGGCGACTCCTTGTAGGCGAGGAGGAGTTCCCGGTCCACGGACTCGTACTGCTGGCCCAGCGGGTTGTAGATCTTCGCACTCGGGAAGAAGGAGTCCATACCGAAGGTGCGGTACTCGTCCGGCGCGATCAGTACGAACCGCTTGCCGATCTCCTTGTCCCGCATGAGGTCCTTCAGGAGCCGGACGAAGGCCATGGTCGTCGCGATGGACTGCTGGCCCGTGCCCTTCTTCACGGTCGCGTACGCCTTGTCGTCCGGCAGGGCGAGCGGCCGGGAGCGCACGACGCGCGTCGGGACGTAACCGCCGAGGGACCGGCGGCGGTCGTGCATGTACTGGATCTCCTCCGAGTCCGGGCCCGGGTGGTAGTACGGCGGCGGGCCGGACTCCAGCTCCTTGTCGGAGATCGGCAGGTGCAGCCGGTCCCGGAAGCGCTTGAGGTCGTCGACCGTCAGCTTCTTCATCTGGTGCGTGGCGTTGCGGCCCTCGAAGTTCGGGCCCAGCGTCCAGCCCTTGACCGTCTTGGCCAGGATGACCGTCGGCTGGCCCTTGTGCTCCTTGGCCGCCTTGAACGCCGCGTAGATCTTGCGGTGGTCGTGACCGCCGCGGCCCAGGTGCAGGATCTGGTCGTCGGTCATGTTCTCGACCATCGCGCGCAGCCGGTGGTCGCCGCCGAAGAAGTGCTCGCGGATGTAGGACCCGGACTCGGTGGCGTACGTCTGGAACTGGCCGTCCGGGGTCGTGTTCATCTTGTTGACGAGGATGCCGTCCCGGTCCTGCGCGAGCAGCGGGTCCCAGGAGCGGTCCCAGATCAGTTTGATCACGTTCCAGCCGGCGCCCCGGAAGACCGACTCCAGCTCCTGGATGATCTTGCCGTTGCCGCGCACCGGCCCGTCCAGCCGCTGGAGGTTGCAGTTGACCACGAAGGTCAGGTTGTCCAGGCCCTCCCGGGCGGCCAGGGAGAGCTGGCCGAGCGACTCCGGCTCGTCCATCTCGCCGTCGCCGAGGAACGCCCACACGTGCGACCGCGAGGTGTCGGCGATGCCGCGCGCCTGCATGTAGCGGTTCATCCGCGCCTGGTAGATCGCCCCGAGCGGGCCGAGGCCCATGGAGACCGTCGGGAACTCCCAGAAGTCCGGCATCGAGCGCGGGTGCGGGTAGCTGGAGAGGCCGTCCGGGTACTTCGACTTCTCCTGGCGGAAGCCGTCGAGCTGCTGCGCGGAGAGCCGGTCGAGCAGGTAGGCGCGGGCGTAGATGCCGGGAGAGGCGTGGCCCTGGAAGAAGACCTGGTCGCCGCCGTCGCCCTCGTCCTTGCCGCGGAAGAAGTGGTTGAAGCCGACGTCGTAGAGCGAGGCGGAGGAGGCGAAGGTGGCGATGTGGCCGCCGACGCCGATGCCCGGGCGCTGGGCGCGCGAGACCATCACGGCCGCGTTCCAGCGGGTGGCGTTGAGGATCCTGCGCTCGATGTCCTCGTTGCCGGGGAAGAACGGCTCGCTCTTGGTGGGGATCGTGTTGACGTAGTCCGTGCTGCGCATCTCGGGCACGGCCACGCGCCTCTCGCGGGCCCGCTCGATCAGGCGCAGCATGAGATAGCGGGCCCGTTCCCGGCCGCGCTCGTCGACGGCGGCGTCCAGGGAGTCGAGCCATTCCTGGGTCTCTTCGGGGTCGAAGTCAGGAACCTGACTCGGAAGGCCGCCAATGATGATCGGATTGCGATCGGGTCCGGAAGCCACGCTGTTCCTTACCTGTCGGAGGGCCGGTTCTCGTTGCAGCTGCCTACACCGCGTTCCCCATCGTGTACCTGGGGAAGCCGTACGTCATCTCCGCGCTCGTCTCGGCCGGCGCACCACCGGTCAAAACGCAACGATACGCCCGGGGTGTGACGTGCTTGGCAAAATTGTTCGAGCGACGTATCCCAGGATGATTCCGAACGGGGCAAACCGGGCACACCGGCGTGATGTGGGTCGGGGAAAAGCGCGATACGGTGCCAGGAGTTGCGACGACCCGGCCGGGATCGTCACCGTTTCGGCGGTCCCGACGGCCGGGTACTTGCGCGATCCGTTCCGCCCGTGTGGACTACGGCCAATGCTTCGCGCACGCGCGTGGCTGAGATACTCGACAAGACATGATCAGGAGGCAACCCGTGAGCGCGACCGCGGACCACGCGGAGGAGCGGACGAACCCTGCCGCCAGGCTGGGGTTCCAGCCCGGGCAGGTGGTCCAGGAGATCGGCTACGACGACGACGTCGACCAGGAGCTCCGCGAGGCCATCGAGGAGGTCACCGGGACTGACCTCGTGGACGAGGACTACGACGACGTGGCCGACGCCGTTGTGCTGTGGTTCCGTGACGACGACGGCGACCTGACGGATGCGCTGGTGGATGCCACCACGTACATCGAAGAGGGCGGCGCGATCCTGCTCCTCACGCCGAAGACCGGCCGTGCGGGGTATGTGGAACCGAGCGACATCCAGGACGCCGCCACGACGGCCGGCCTGACGGCGTCGAAGGGCATCAGCGTGGGCAAGGACTGGAGCGGCTCGCGCCTGGCGACGCCCAAGGCCGCCAAGTCCAAGCGGTGACCGTGTACGGCTGACCGCC comes from Streptomyces sp. SCL15-4 and encodes:
- a CDS encoding DUF3052 domain-containing protein encodes the protein MSATADHAEERTNPAARLGFQPGQVVQEIGYDDDVDQELREAIEEVTGTDLVDEDYDDVADAVVLWFRDDDGDLTDALVDATTYIEEGGAILLLTPKTGRAGYVEPSDIQDAATTAGLTASKGISVGKDWSGSRLATPKAAKSKR